One Coprococcus phoceensis DNA window includes the following coding sequences:
- a CDS encoding sulfurtransferase TusA family protein, whose product MYEVDARGLSCPEPLMLTAEALKKQKGQIKVLVSEPHQRTNVEKFAKDHGKKVSTKEVGSEFEIVIG is encoded by the coding sequence ATGTATGAAGTAGATGCAAGAGGATTGTCTTGTCCGGAGCCGCTGATGCTGACTGCGGAGGCATTAAAGAAACAGAAAGGGCAGATAAAAGTTTTGGTGAGTGAGCCACACCAGAGAACGAATGTAGAGAAATTTGCCAAAGATCATGGGAAAAAGGTAAGTACAAAAGAAGTAGGCTCGGAATTTGAGATTGTGATAGGTTAG